From the Paenibacillus sp. FSL H8-0548 genome, one window contains:
- a CDS encoding HAMP domain-containing sensor histidine kinase, whose amino-acid sequence MKTLRIRTFTLLCFFFILSLPWIFYIAAHFLETNTFSFANSQSPNEALQDQLTETVRLIESNTFNWTDPNWQYQLQARLQEAKLDAVILNASDQVIYESNPDSHSAFTSTERFSVLEDGQLRGKFVIYLPETHRVQFISIFAGLLLAFFIVAVEMRRFLLKPLERMSLAARQIAAGDWAVRLPASRITEIAEVRDGFEVMVKGLQTSSRKQVELEEERRFVIAAVAHDLRTPLFALRGYLDGLEQGIAQSPEKISRYLTVCKEKSAQLDRLVEDLFSFTKMDYLETQLNNETVDLTFVLRKSMDSLSPLAQQKQITISSQFTDDCIIRCDTHLLERAMNNLLDNAVRHTPPDGEIVAMCYKDGNKVKFTIRDSGPGFSSEELPHVFEPLYRGEISRNRLTGGSGLGLTISQKIIRRHGGELTAGNHSEGGALLSGWIAAK is encoded by the coding sequence ATGAAGACACTTCGCATTCGCACATTTACTTTACTTTGTTTCTTCTTCATTCTTTCCTTGCCTTGGATCTTCTATATTGCCGCTCATTTTCTGGAGACTAATACGTTCAGTTTCGCAAATAGCCAGTCGCCAAACGAAGCTCTGCAAGATCAGTTGACGGAGACGGTTCGCCTAATCGAATCGAACACGTTCAATTGGACGGATCCGAATTGGCAATACCAATTGCAAGCCCGATTGCAGGAAGCGAAATTGGATGCTGTTATTTTAAATGCGTCAGATCAGGTAATTTATGAGTCTAATCCAGATAGCCATAGCGCTTTTACATCAACCGAACGGTTTTCTGTCCTGGAGGACGGTCAATTACGCGGAAAGTTTGTCATCTATTTGCCGGAGACGCATAGGGTACAATTCATTTCGATTTTTGCGGGATTATTGCTGGCATTTTTTATAGTTGCTGTTGAAATGCGAAGGTTTCTCCTAAAGCCACTTGAGAGAATGAGCCTTGCAGCCAGACAAATTGCGGCAGGTGACTGGGCTGTACGGTTGCCAGCATCCCGAATCACGGAAATCGCCGAAGTGCGCGATGGGTTTGAAGTGATGGTGAAGGGACTTCAAACATCTAGTCGGAAGCAAGTGGAACTCGAAGAGGAACGAAGGTTCGTGATCGCGGCCGTCGCGCATGATTTGCGAACACCATTGTTTGCATTGCGAGGTTATTTGGATGGTCTGGAGCAAGGGATTGCTCAATCGCCTGAGAAAATCTCGAGATATTTGACGGTTTGCAAGGAAAAATCGGCACAATTGGATCGGCTGGTAGAGGACCTATTCTCATTTACGAAGATGGATTATTTGGAGACGCAGCTAAACAACGAGACGGTTGATCTGACTTTCGTACTTCGGAAGTCAATGGATAGTCTGAGTCCGCTAGCTCAGCAAAAACAGATTACGATTTCCAGTCAATTTACAGACGACTGCATCATTAGATGCGATACACACTTATTAGAACGCGCCATGAATAATTTATTGGATAATGCGGTCAGACACACACCACCCGATGGTGAAATTGTTGCCATGTGCTATAAAGATGGCAATAAAGTAAAGTTTACGATTCGTGATAGTGGACCAGGCTTCTCTTCGGAAGAATTGCCGCATGTATTTGAACCTTTATATCGCGGTGAAATATCCCGGAATCGGTTAACGGGGGGCAGCGGATTAGGGTTGACGATTTCACAAAAAATTATTAGGCGTCACGGAGGCGAGCTTACTGCAGGTAACCATTCTGAGGGTGGAGCCCTCCTGTCGGGCTGGATAGCTGCAAAATGA
- a CDS encoding GrpB family protein: protein MRKTEIVAWTEKWNELYAIESDIISRIFINEMIVIYHIGSTSVPQIGYSKPIIDILLVVKDIERVDLCNEKMADIGYSVRGEQGIVGRRYFTKGGSSRTHHVHIYQTGNINIQQHLNFKGYLLSHSEDAKKYGELKLKLANEFPDDTHKYQEGKESFVNELVEKSMTWASSLR from the coding sequence ATGCGGAAGACAGAAATAGTGGCTTGGACGGAAAAGTGGAATGAGCTGTACGCCATAGAATCAGATATAATTAGTCGGATTTTTATTAATGAAATGATTGTTATTTATCATATTGGAAGTACATCTGTCCCTCAAATTGGTTATTCAAAACCAATTATTGATATATTGCTTGTCGTTAAAGACATAGAGCGGGTTGATCTCTGTAACGAAAAAATGGCTGATATTGGTTATTCTGTTCGAGGTGAGCAGGGAATAGTAGGAAGACGGTATTTTACAAAGGGTGGGAGTAGTAGAACCCATCACGTGCATATATACCAGACTGGGAATATAAACATTCAACAGCATTTAAACTTTAAAGGATATTTACTTTCACACTCTGAAGACGCAAAAAAGTACGGAGAACTGAAACTGAAATTAGCTAATGAGTTTCCAGATGACACACATAAATACCAAGAAGGTAAGGAATCTTTTGTTAATGAGCTAGTAGAAAAGTCCATGACATGGGCTTCGTCTCTTAGATAA
- a CDS encoding GHKL domain-containing protein — MKLKKLFINKRIIFFIVISIIIFSVLTSSKLIISNYSTGKSAQIALAKQYITIAEDIANDLDKDLYQTWLTNKEYDENRQDIRRFLEQYRDPINALYVYILMLDESDISKVMVAALPPGVDDLPIGLICTVPPVQVSQAKAGQSYFTEIVKDEHNGTYLSIGVPFYNGDGKMIGVVGIDIDANDLELVSQQVVQSNGNVLGIDILFAVTLLIVVFILNKWYKFRLKLDLQESEKIYISELSKVIDTIKSTRHDLMNHLQVLNGLMDLKLYDKTSDYLKRLTIESKTLNLSLRIKNPILLVLFQSKWELAQSKNIQMNFETDLNDFSGVESMDLVKIFANLIDNSIEAVETYKGEQPKFIRVICKSDGTKYLFAVENTAELSSNEEKSLFQYGFTTQNNTDGLRGNGLTIIKRTVEKYQGDIYFQYEQGKLLIQITI, encoded by the coding sequence ATGAAACTAAAAAAATTATTTATTAACAAAAGAATTATATTTTTTATAGTTATTTCAATTATTATATTTAGCGTTCTAACTAGCTCAAAGTTAATTATTTCTAACTATTCTACTGGGAAATCAGCGCAAATAGCTCTTGCTAAACAATACATTACGATAGCTGAGGATATTGCTAATGACCTCGATAAAGATCTATATCAAACATGGTTAACTAATAAGGAATATGATGAAAATAGACAAGATATAAGGCGTTTCTTAGAACAATATCGTGATCCAATAAACGCACTTTACGTCTATATATTAATGTTGGACGAAAGTGATATTTCTAAAGTAATGGTAGCCGCCCTTCCACCTGGTGTGGATGATTTGCCAATCGGCTTAATATGCACGGTCCCTCCTGTTCAGGTTTCACAAGCAAAAGCTGGCCAAAGTTACTTTACGGAAATTGTTAAAGATGAACATAATGGTACCTATCTGTCTATTGGCGTACCATTCTATAATGGGGATGGAAAAATGATAGGCGTTGTTGGGATTGACATCGACGCTAATGATTTAGAGCTGGTAAGTCAGCAAGTTGTCCAAAGCAATGGAAATGTTTTAGGAATCGATATATTATTTGCAGTCACCTTATTAATTGTTGTGTTCATTTTAAACAAATGGTATAAGTTCCGTTTGAAGCTGGACTTACAGGAATCAGAAAAAATATATATTTCGGAGCTAAGTAAAGTGATCGACACCATTAAATCCACTAGACACGACTTAATGAATCATCTTCAAGTTCTAAATGGACTTATGGATTTAAAATTATATGATAAAACTAGTGATTACTTAAAAAGATTAACAATCGAATCCAAAACTTTAAACTTATCCTTGCGAATTAAAAACCCGATATTGCTGGTTCTGTTCCAAAGTAAATGGGAATTAGCCCAATCCAAAAATATACAAATGAATTTTGAAACTGATTTAAATGATTTTAGTGGAGTAGAGTCTATGGATCTGGTAAAAATCTTTGCCAATCTTATAGATAATTCAATTGAAGCAGTTGAGACTTATAAAGGAGAACAACCTAAATTCATTCGTGTTATTTGTAAATCAGACGGCACGAAATATCTATTTGCTGTTGAGAATACTGCTGAGCTTTCGAGTAATGAAGAAAAGAGCTTATTCCAATATGGTTTTACAACGCAAAATAATACGGATGGTTTGAGGGGCAACGGTTTAACGATTATTAAAAGAACGGTTGAGAAATATCAAGGCGATATCTATTTCCAATACGAACAAGGAAAGCTGCTAATCCAAATTACGATTTAG
- a CDS encoding DinB family protein: MTTKEALQRFEETATHYIHELDQFSLEQLRDKQSDNEWSIGQMFQHLIRSALDMQLRNIDQSLIPSQDPLISPTEKTEVGAAIFAQGSFPPIRIHVPPSPQYTPEQPENKEQLIQGLQTVIQRMKEIEPALEKMSKQNTVSHPRFGGLCAEEWFLLVEMHYRHHLLQLDRLKKGLLREAT, encoded by the coding sequence ATTACAACAAAGGAAGCATTACAACGATTTGAGGAAACTGCGACACATTATATTCATGAATTGGATCAATTCAGTCTAGAGCAGCTGAGGGATAAACAAAGTGACAACGAGTGGTCGATCGGACAGATGTTTCAGCATCTCATTAGATCGGCGCTTGATATGCAGCTTCGCAATATTGATCAAAGCCTGATACCAAGCCAAGATCCTCTGATATCTCCAACGGAAAAAACCGAGGTTGGTGCAGCTATATTTGCTCAAGGAAGCTTCCCGCCCATTCGTATTCATGTTCCGCCTTCCCCTCAATATACGCCAGAGCAGCCGGAAAACAAAGAGCAGCTCATTCAAGGCTTACAGACTGTCATCCAGAGAATGAAGGAGATTGAACCTGCCCTTGAGAAAATGTCCAAACAAAATACAGTGTCTCATCCAAGATTCGGTGGACTGTGTGCGGAGGAATGGTTTCTGCTTGTTGAAATGCACTACCGTCATCATCTTCTGCAGCTGGACCGTTTAAAAAAAGGATTGCTGCGGGAAGCTACTTAA
- a CDS encoding response regulator transcription factor — MSVMQTILVVDDDLSIVELLRDFLENDNFQVITACDSSEAWALFEQSTVHCIILDIMMPGQDGFELCRRIRKESSVPILFLSARSDDVDKIRGLTLGGDDYIVKSASPGEIVARVKAVLRRSASQQRMDERILDYGRIKINLTARELMVEGERVELTPKEFELLQLFAEHPRQVFSYEQLLDRFWEGVGDRHTIRVHLSRLRDKIEPDPNQPRCLVNVWGVGYRFEGG; from the coding sequence ATGAGCGTAATGCAAACGATACTCGTCGTAGACGATGATCTTAGTATCGTTGAATTATTGAGAGACTTTTTGGAAAACGATAATTTTCAAGTGATAACCGCTTGCGATTCCTCGGAAGCTTGGGCCTTGTTTGAGCAAAGCACCGTGCATTGTATCATTCTGGATATCATGATGCCGGGGCAGGATGGCTTCGAGTTATGCCGTCGTATTCGGAAGGAGAGCAGCGTTCCGATCCTCTTTTTAAGCGCCCGCAGCGATGATGTGGACAAGATTCGAGGACTGACTCTTGGCGGCGATGATTATATTGTCAAAAGCGCTTCCCCCGGTGAAATTGTTGCCAGGGTTAAAGCGGTATTGCGACGGTCCGCTTCCCAGCAGCGAATGGATGAAAGAATATTGGATTATGGACGCATTAAAATAAATCTGACTGCAAGAGAATTGATGGTGGAAGGGGAGCGCGTAGAGCTCACACCGAAGGAATTTGAGCTGCTGCAATTGTTTGCAGAACATCCTAGACAGGTTTTCTCCTATGAACAATTACTGGATAGGTTCTGGGAAGGGGTGGGCGATAGGCATACGATTCGGGTACACCTCAGCCGGCTTCGAGACAAAATTGAACCCGATCCTAACCAACCGCGCTGCCTAGTCAATGTATGGGGAGTCGGGTATCGCTTTGAGGGAGGATAA
- a CDS encoding helix-turn-helix transcriptional regulator yields the protein MQLFKQATGQTFNRYVQHVRIQRSCVMLETTDLPVNEIVGRIGYTDLKFFHALFRKLTGCTPLQYRSKALKIGE from the coding sequence ATGCAGCTTTTCAAGCAAGCCACCGGACAAACCTTTAACCGTTATGTGCAGCATGTCCGCATTCAGAGAAGCTGCGTCATGCTGGAGACGACGGACCTGCCCGTCAACGAAATCGTTGGACGTATCGGCTATACCGATCTAAAATTTTTCCATGCCCTGTTCCGCAAGCTGACCGGGTGTACCCCTCTGCAGTATAGAAGCAAGGCTCTTAAAATCGGCGAATAA
- a CDS encoding GNAT family N-acetyltransferase, with amino-acid sequence MASYEKLIFPKVNTVEEIAEVARLAAEIWREYYVSIITIEQIEYMIGKYQTIPAIKDQINHQGYEYYFIQHDGSAVGYMSVRQEEEKLFLSKFYIGKEHRGRSYASQASVFLEQLCKDRNLSHIWLTVNRYNESSIAVYEKKGFKIVREQRADIGNGFVMDDFIMQKEISDS; translated from the coding sequence ATGGCATCATATGAGAAGCTTATATTTCCAAAGGTGAATACAGTGGAAGAAATCGCTGAGGTTGCGCGATTGGCAGCAGAAATATGGCGCGAATATTATGTATCCATTATTACGATAGAGCAGATTGAATACATGATTGGCAAATACCAAACGATTCCAGCGATTAAGGATCAGATCAATCATCAGGGCTACGAATATTACTTTATCCAGCACGATGGATCTGCGGTCGGCTATATGTCAGTCAGACAAGAAGAGGAGAAGCTCTTTTTGAGCAAGTTTTATATAGGAAAGGAGCACAGGGGACGCAGCTATGCAAGCCAAGCGTCGGTATTCCTTGAGCAGTTGTGCAAAGACCGAAATCTAAGTCATATTTGGCTAACGGTCAATCGTTATAACGAATCCTCTATTGCGGTATATGAGAAAAAAGGCTTCAAGATCGTACGAGAACAAAGAGCGGATATCGGGAATGGATTTGTCATGGATGATTTTATTATGCAAAAAGAAATTTCGGATTCGTAA
- a CDS encoding DUF2524 domain-containing protein, with protein MLNNLESNYDCANAGDDLHQLKQELESLREQQVEDNESQETINRLENQISFILNKCDITH; from the coding sequence ATGCTCAATAACCTTGAGAGTAACTATGATTGTGCCAATGCGGGAGATGATTTGCATCAACTCAAGCAGGAGCTCGAATCGCTTCGTGAACAGCAAGTAGAAGACAATGAATCACAAGAAACGATCAATCGTCTCGAAAATCAAATCTCGTTCATATTAAACAAATGTGATATCACCCATTAG
- a CDS encoding YafY family protein, with translation MNKTDRLLAIVLELQRNEVLRAEDLAATFETSVRTIYRDIQALSEAGVTVIGAPGQGYSLMEGYFLPPVSFTVEEAVTLLIGTDFIEHWFDIHYGSKSRTSRGKIEAILPEPIRKEASRIRKSFRLLTSAEGAVRMQEKAYLEAIRRAILEERKISFRYSKRIAEVDGNRQSVRTVAPYGLVLHQGSWVLIAWCELRQDIRHFRLSRMTELIDLEERFMLPADFQLNVYQPPDDRNILVRIQVQPDIADKVRESNNFYTETIENHPEGMLVTFRVRQPEELLQWVLGWGGGVVVLEPESFRHQIRNEIEKMLKRY, from the coding sequence ATGAACAAAACAGATCGTTTATTAGCTATAGTGCTTGAGCTGCAGCGTAATGAAGTGTTACGAGCCGAGGATTTGGCCGCTACATTTGAAACAAGCGTGAGAACCATTTACAGGGATATTCAGGCTTTGAGTGAAGCTGGCGTAACCGTGATAGGGGCACCTGGACAGGGATACTCCTTAATGGAGGGGTATTTTCTGCCGCCAGTCAGTTTCACGGTTGAAGAAGCAGTAACGTTACTCATCGGAACAGATTTTATCGAGCATTGGTTTGATATCCACTATGGCAGCAAGTCTCGAACCTCTAGAGGGAAGATTGAAGCTATCCTGCCGGAACCGATCCGCAAGGAGGCATCCCGGATTCGCAAGAGCTTTCGGTTGCTCACTTCTGCTGAGGGTGCAGTACGAATGCAAGAGAAGGCATACTTGGAAGCGATTCGTCGAGCGATATTAGAGGAAAGGAAAATCAGTTTCCGCTATTCCAAAAGAATCGCCGAAGTGGATGGGAACCGCCAAAGTGTTCGTACGGTTGCTCCTTATGGACTTGTGCTTCACCAAGGTTCATGGGTACTCATTGCATGGTGTGAATTGCGTCAAGACATCCGGCATTTCCGGTTGTCACGGATGACGGAGCTAATCGATCTGGAAGAAAGATTTATGCTGCCAGCAGATTTTCAATTGAATGTATATCAGCCGCCAGACGATCGCAACATCCTTGTGCGCATCCAGGTCCAGCCGGATATTGCTGATAAGGTAAGGGAATCAAACAACTTCTATACAGAAACCATAGAGAACCATCCGGAAGGGATGCTGGTGACCTTTCGCGTTCGACAGCCTGAGGAATTGCTGCAATGGGTGCTCGGTTGGGGTGGCGGAGTGGTTGTGCTGGAACCGGAATCCTTCCGACATCAAATTAGAAATGAAATAGAAAAAATGTTAAAACGCTACTGA
- a CDS encoding DUF2306 domain-containing protein translates to MKNRNKLFGVLVSLSILFILYALAKNYFIDPEATGFLSHKTGLKRPIKLPVWLNVMYVHVAFACLAMASGLLNFSNRIFKKSRKLHRMNGYVYIVSVLLVVITSGYMAPYATGGKISSMGFNLLNMIWPIITITALVQILKKRMIRHRNWMIRSYAFCFTNMAIHLITLLFEQGFGLGYADSYTIGVYGSIALLLFIPEVIIRTIYKSREN, encoded by the coding sequence ATGAAAAATCGGAACAAGCTATTCGGAGTTTTAGTCAGTCTCAGTATCCTGTTTATTCTGTATGCCTTAGCGAAAAATTATTTCATCGATCCAGAGGCTACGGGTTTTCTAAGCCATAAAACCGGACTTAAACGCCCGATTAAACTCCCGGTCTGGTTAAACGTGATGTATGTGCATGTCGCATTCGCATGTCTGGCCATGGCCTCGGGGCTACTCAATTTCTCTAATCGTATTTTTAAAAAAAGCCGCAAGCTGCATCGTATGAACGGATATGTATATATCGTATCCGTCCTTCTTGTCGTGATCACCTCCGGCTATATGGCGCCTTATGCAACTGGCGGAAAAATCAGCAGTATGGGATTTAATTTGCTCAATATGATTTGGCCGATTATTACCATTACAGCGCTTGTCCAAATCTTAAAGAAACGCATGATCCGCCACCGGAACTGGATGATTCGCAGCTACGCCTTTTGTTTTACGAATATGGCGATTCATCTTATCACTCTACTTTTTGAGCAGGGATTCGGTCTCGGTTACGCTGACAGTTACACTATTGGCGTCTACGGATCTATAGCGCTGCTGCTGTTCATTCCTGAAGTCATCATTAGAACGATCTATAAATCCAGAGAGAATTAG
- a CDS encoding DJ-1/PfpI family protein — protein MLQVQIVLFDGFDLLDAIAPYEVFSAAVMMTDNAISVELVTAEGPRFVTSGINGLKIEASGRLYPEVPGIILLPGASGDLEGNGPDSIPAILGRAMNTALTDLIEQALGQTDIVVATVCGGSLILAMGGLLEGRPAVTNHLGMDLLGATGAVPVTARVVDDGNLVTGGGVTSGLDVALYLVERQLGPQIAHAVEELFQYERRGTVWRKAGIAPNHPKTLESDEPNVVADTAEKNGDAVDNPATQASVFDGGWDATIATPVGKLLVKLSISNRNGMIQGTATQGDETIEMLDPVLQKNKLFWSLRVTRPMRLNLKFEVSVEGDHMTGIAKAGILPASKLIGNRIF, from the coding sequence ATGTTACAGGTTCAAATTGTACTGTTTGACGGCTTCGATCTTCTGGATGCAATAGCACCTTACGAGGTTTTTAGCGCCGCCGTAATGATGACTGATAACGCGATAAGCGTGGAGCTTGTCACCGCCGAAGGACCTCGGTTCGTCACCAGCGGCATCAATGGGTTGAAAATTGAGGCGAGCGGCCGTTTGTACCCGGAAGTGCCGGGCATTATCCTTTTGCCTGGCGCATCCGGTGACCTCGAAGGAAATGGACCTGACTCCATCCCGGCTATTCTAGGCCGCGCCATGAATACGGCATTAACAGATTTGATTGAACAGGCGCTCGGGCAAACCGACATCGTGGTCGCTACCGTATGCGGAGGTTCACTGATACTGGCCATGGGAGGATTGCTGGAGGGCAGACCAGCTGTAACGAACCATCTGGGCATGGATTTACTCGGAGCAACTGGAGCTGTTCCCGTCACGGCACGCGTCGTGGATGACGGCAATCTGGTGACCGGCGGCGGCGTTACCTCTGGACTCGATGTCGCGCTGTATCTAGTGGAGCGTCAACTTGGGCCGCAAATCGCGCATGCGGTAGAGGAGTTATTCCAATACGAACGAAGAGGAACCGTTTGGAGAAAAGCTGGAATTGCGCCTAACCATCCTAAAACATTGGAAAGCGACGAACCGAATGTCGTGGCAGACACAGCGGAGAAGAATGGCGACGCAGTGGATAATCCAGCTACACAGGCATCTGTCTTCGATGGGGGTTGGGATGCGACAATCGCTACTCCAGTTGGTAAGCTCCTGGTCAAGCTCTCGATATCGAATAGGAATGGCATGATACAAGGAACAGCAACACAAGGGGACGAAACGATTGAAATGTTAGACCCCGTGCTTCAGAAAAACAAGCTTTTCTGGTCACTTCGAGTCACGCGGCCTATGCGCTTAAATCTGAAATTCGAAGTTTCCGTAGAAGGCGATCACATGACCGGAATCGCTAAGGCCGGCATACTTCCGGCATCTAAATTAATAGGCAATCGGATTTTCTAA
- a CDS encoding ATP-grasp domain-containing protein, protein MNSYDFLPIILGSDENAYGNVRLIHETYQIKPLLLCSRLLIPTMNSKLFDLIQIDRFDHEDVFPGALLSILEKHIAPNRKLVVIPCSDYYAGMLSRHYSKFKGLIENHFISEALLDTFDTKDKFYKLCEKYGLDYPKTIVCEPHERERALEQMEFQYPIVVKPENSNAYAYLHCHFEGKKKVFFFSTKDEYLSMVKNMNTSDYKGKLIIQEFIPGGDSSMRVINSYSDDNGKVKMMCLGQPVLEEYAPKTLGNYAAIICRSDMDIYQKVKEFLEQIGYVGFSNIDMKYDSRTGKYMMFEINPRLGRSSFFVRAAGLNMIAALIDNVVYGKDEDCVYSDKTALWTNVPKVVLRKYVTEPALSDEINKLYKQKKVLKSLWYKKDLNLKRILRVSRYYFGHINNFRRYYFNKDKL, encoded by the coding sequence ATGAATAGTTACGATTTTTTACCGATTATACTAGGCAGCGATGAAAATGCATATGGAAACGTTAGACTTATCCATGAGACTTACCAGATCAAGCCACTGCTGCTGTGCAGCCGGCTGTTAATTCCAACGATGAACAGCAAATTGTTTGATCTCATTCAAATCGATCGATTTGACCATGAGGACGTGTTTCCGGGTGCTCTGCTCTCCATATTGGAAAAACACATCGCTCCGAACAGAAAACTAGTCGTCATTCCTTGCTCGGATTATTATGCGGGCATGTTGTCACGGCATTATAGCAAATTCAAAGGGCTTATCGAGAATCATTTTATTTCTGAGGCTTTGCTTGATACGTTTGATACAAAAGATAAATTTTATAAACTTTGTGAAAAATATGGACTGGATTATCCGAAAACGATTGTTTGTGAGCCGCATGAGCGTGAAAGAGCGCTGGAACAAATGGAGTTTCAATATCCAATCGTCGTAAAGCCCGAAAACAGCAATGCCTACGCATATTTACATTGTCATTTTGAAGGCAAAAAGAAGGTGTTTTTCTTTAGCACTAAGGACGAGTATTTATCAATGGTCAAAAACATGAATACTTCCGATTATAAAGGAAAGCTAATTATACAAGAATTTATCCCTGGCGGGGATAGTTCGATGCGTGTCATCAATAGCTACTCTGACGATAACGGGAAAGTGAAAATGATGTGTCTCGGCCAGCCGGTGCTTGAGGAATATGCGCCGAAAACACTTGGCAACTACGCTGCGATTATTTGTCGCTCAGATATGGACATTTATCAGAAAGTAAAGGAATTTCTTGAACAGATCGGTTATGTCGGTTTTTCCAATATCGATATGAAGTATGACAGCAGAACAGGCAAATATATGATGTTCGAAATTAATCCGCGACTTGGCAGAAGTAGTTTTTTTGTCAGGGCAGCTGGACTTAATATGATAGCTGCGCTGATAGATAATGTTGTCTATGGCAAAGACGAAGACTGCGTATATAGTGACAAAACAGCCCTTTGGACAAATGTACCGAAAGTCGTATTGCGAAAATATGTAACTGAACCGGCATTATCTGATGAAATTAATAAGCTGTACAAACAGAAAAAAGTGCTCAAATCACTTTGGTATAAAAAGGACCTGAACTTGAAGCGTATTTTAAGAGTTTCAAGGTATTATTTCGGACATATAAATAATTTCCGGCGATATTATTTTAACAAGGACAAGCTGTAA
- a CDS encoding MFS transporter, with protein MRKGTRVWSRFNLFKGTALPPESRLSKDAVTALIIHCCFQFGASMSGLFLNLYLWRLTQDLAVNGIYNIIVFILTPPAFALGGWIAKRRDRMVTYRLGIVMIAIFYLMVVIAQEHVAQYYIWFAIFNGIAAGFYWTGYLVIQYDVSTEANRIRFLAINMIVFNSSGLAGPALAGFIIQRSEGLQGYIVIFTLAFIMFLIAAIVSFRIPMIQSHHKAYYLKLMGLVMNKNRRWMKALYSFFVLGLFQGIMLFLPNIMLYQTVGREDWVGYLGVFFSSLTVATGYVISRKAQKEQVRKYVLLSTTGVVIGSALLLFQVQFWSVAIFMILFSICNPLAVNTLTSYYYRLIGTLPLKGQLRVESVVMRELFLNVGRVFSITLLIFLARDLQSVWLPIVLFAMAALQYVSVALIKEKQTGEQ; from the coding sequence ATGAGGAAAGGCACAAGAGTTTGGAGCAGATTCAACCTTTTCAAAGGCACAGCGCTTCCTCCAGAGAGCAGGCTAAGCAAGGACGCTGTTACTGCTCTAATTATTCATTGCTGCTTTCAGTTCGGCGCATCGATGTCAGGCCTGTTTCTAAATTTATATTTGTGGCGTTTGACACAGGATTTAGCGGTAAATGGGATTTATAACATCATCGTGTTTATACTGACGCCGCCAGCTTTTGCATTAGGGGGCTGGATCGCTAAACGGCGTGATCGAATGGTTACGTATCGCCTCGGCATCGTAATGATTGCTATCTTTTATTTGATGGTCGTCATCGCTCAGGAGCATGTGGCACAATATTACATATGGTTTGCTATTTTCAATGGAATTGCAGCAGGCTTTTATTGGACCGGCTATTTGGTTATCCAGTATGATGTGTCTACAGAAGCCAATCGCATACGGTTTCTAGCTATTAATATGATTGTATTTAATTCCTCTGGACTCGCTGGTCCTGCGCTTGCCGGGTTTATTATTCAGCGCAGCGAAGGGCTGCAAGGGTATATTGTTATTTTTACGCTTGCATTCATTATGTTTCTAATAGCAGCTATTGTAAGCTTCCGCATTCCTATGATTCAATCCCATCATAAAGCTTATTACTTGAAATTGATGGGTCTGGTGATGAATAAAAATCGGCGCTGGATGAAAGCGCTGTACAGCTTTTTCGTGCTGGGACTCTTCCAAGGGATCATGCTTTTTTTACCCAATATTATGCTGTACCAAACGGTTGGGCGCGAGGATTGGGTAGGCTACTTGGGTGTGTTTTTCTCATCGCTAACCGTTGCAACCGGGTATGTCATTTCAAGGAAAGCACAGAAGGAGCAAGTTCGTAAATATGTATTGCTGTCTACTACCGGTGTTGTTATCGGTTCAGCATTGCTGCTGTTCCAAGTGCAATTCTGGTCGGTCGCCATATTTATGATTTTATTCTCGATTTGTAATCCGCTTGCAGTTAATACGTTAACCTCCTACTATTATCGGTTAATCGGTACGCTGCCGCTCAAAGGACAGCTGCGTGTAGAATCGGTCGTCATGCGTGAGCTGTTTCTAAACGTTGGAAGAGTATTTTCGATTACGCTGCTTATTTTTCTAGCTCGTGATTTGCAGTCGGTATGGCTGCCTATCGTATTGTTTGCTATGGCGGCGCTGCAATATGTATCGGTTGCACTGATTAAGGAGAAGCAAACGGGAGAGCAATAA